The genomic window ATACCATACCAAGTTTTAACAATTTGTTTTCTTTCAAGGAGTATTACAGATGCATCAAGCAGACCTAAAAACCGATCCTTTTACACCTCTAAAATTGTTTTCTCATATGGAAACAATGTATGGTTGGTGGAAAGGAGAAAATGTCTATCCAATTACAATGGAATTAGGCCCTTCCACTTTATGTAATCATTTTTGTACTTGGTGTATGCATGGCGGTTATTTTGGTACTCATAAAGGTGATAAAAAATCCCTTAAAATGTATCCTGACAATAGCATAATGTCTTTTGAATTTTACCGGGGTCTTTGTGATGAGCTAGCAACACTAGGCACTAAATCTATGATATTTTCTGGAAGTGGAGAGCCTTTTGTTAATCCAGAATTAATGGATTTTATTGAGTACACAAAGAAAAAAGGTATTGATGTTGCAGCAATTACTCATGGTGGATTACTAACTAGAGAACGTGCCAAGGTAGTAGCAGCTAATTTAAGTTGGATTAGAATTTCGCTAAATTCAGGAACAGCAAAAACTCGCCAAGAAATCCATAAAGTAGATGATTTTGAAAAGGTTTTAGGCCATTTAGCAGGACTAGCAGAAGAAAAGAAAATACAAAATTCTAAAATCCATATAGGGGCTGGAATTGCTGTTTGCCCAGAAAATTGGGAA from Blastocatellia bacterium includes these protein-coding regions:
- a CDS encoding radical SAM protein, which gives rise to MHQADLKTDPFTPLKLFSHMETMYGWWKGENVYPITMELGPSTLCNHFCTWCMHGGYFGTHKGDKKSLKMYPDNSIMSFEFYRGLCDELATLGTKSMIFSGSGEPFVNPELMDFIEYTKKKGIDVAAITHGGLLTRERAKVVAANLSWIRISLNSGTAKTRQEIHKVDDFEKVLGHLAGLAEEKKIQNSKIHIGAGIAVCPENWEEVYEGAKRVRETGVDYFQIKPVIWHPMSKDKQYEEEFFRNALPLIRKAKELETDTFKVFVKEDQFIGVLSPDYERSTYKKCYSTFFPVIEANKKVYYCSQTRGLPEFCLGDLSVNTFKEIWESEQRQKVIESIDISKCQPICRCHQLNKTLWAIRHPQNAPNFV